In Lewinellaceae bacterium, a single window of DNA contains:
- a CDS encoding GNAT family N-acetyltransferase — protein sequence MQIPSPRLLLRWLRPDDLEDFLAYRSDPLVVRYQSMSPMGREQAASFIKSQAHKALGEVGGYQQIGIERRSDGKLIGDCALKLQSGEPRIAEIGYTINRHFQGQGYATEAVRALIGELFSNLEVHKVVALVDVRNPASSRVLEKLGFTREGHLRQSYYDEVDGGWFDEYWYGLLREEW from the coding sequence ATGCAAATCCCAAGCCCCCGCCTCCTCCTCCGCTGGCTGCGCCCCGATGACCTGGAAGATTTCCTGGCCTACCGCTCCGACCCCCTGGTGGTCCGCTACCAATCCATGAGCCCGATGGGGCGGGAGCAGGCCGCCAGCTTTATCAAAAGCCAGGCCCATAAAGCCCTGGGCGAGGTAGGCGGCTACCAGCAAATCGGCATTGAACGCCGGAGCGACGGCAAACTGATTGGCGACTGCGCGCTGAAACTGCAGTCCGGCGAACCCCGCATTGCCGAGATCGGTTATACCATCAACCGCCATTTTCAGGGGCAGGGCTATGCCACCGAAGCGGTGCGCGCCCTGATCGGCGAATTGTTCAGCAACCTGGAGGTCCACAAAGTGGTGGCTCTGGTGGATGTGCGCAACCCCGCTTCTTCCCGCGTGCTGGAAAAACTGGGTTTTACCCGCGAGGGCCACCTGCGCCAAAGCTACTACGATGAAGTGGATGGTGGATGGTTTGATGAATATTGGTATGGATTGCTGCGGGAGGAGTGGTAA
- a CDS encoding 2TM domain-containing protein → MDEQHIYKKAKERVEKKKGFYKHLSSYIAVGFFFMAMNVFTFFKAGHDGPGVWFFLPMLPWGIGLLIHYFSVFGLPGSSALSEKWEEEEMAKELARLRRMRQGKLEAPAQEQEEGLDLKELEREKEKAKQLRRDWEEGDLV, encoded by the coding sequence ATGGACGAGCAGCACATCTATAAAAAGGCGAAGGAGCGGGTCGAGAAGAAGAAAGGATTCTACAAACACCTCAGCTCTTATATAGCGGTAGGCTTTTTCTTTATGGCCATGAATGTGTTCACCTTTTTCAAAGCGGGCCACGACGGGCCGGGAGTGTGGTTCTTCCTTCCCATGCTGCCCTGGGGCATCGGCCTGCTGATCCATTATTTTTCCGTCTTCGGTTTGCCGGGCTCTTCAGCTCTTTCTGAAAAGTGGGAAGAGGAGGAAATGGCCAAAGAACTGGCCCGCTTGCGAAGGATGCGGCAAGGGAAGCTGGAGGCGCCGGCGCAAGAACAGGAAGAGGGCTTGGATTTGAAGGAGTTGGAACGGGAAAAGGAAAAGGCGAAGCAGTTGAGGAGGGATTGGGAGGAGGGAGATTTGGTGTAA
- a CDS encoding DUF4870 domain-containing protein: MWSTFAHLGFLAGLIIPFGNVVAPLVIWLVYKDRSSYVEYHSKEALNFQLTVTIAMVASGILVLLLIGIFLLIGVLLLALVLSIVAAVKANNGEYYEYPFTIRFIR; encoded by the coding sequence ATGTGGTCCACCTTTGCTCACTTGGGTTTTCTGGCGGGCCTGATCATCCCATTCGGCAACGTCGTAGCCCCGCTCGTCATCTGGCTGGTTTACAAGGACCGCTCTTCATACGTCGAATACCACAGCAAGGAGGCGCTCAACTTTCAGCTTACGGTGACGATCGCTATGGTAGCCAGCGGTATTCTTGTCCTGCTGCTCATCGGCATCTTCCTGCTGATCGGCGTATTGCTCCTGGCCCTGGTGCTTTCGATCGTAGCTGCCGTCAAGGCCAATAACGGCGAATATTACGAATATCCCTTCACCATCCGCTTTATTCGGTAA